One stretch of Pseudoramibacter sp. DNA includes these proteins:
- a CDS encoding HIRAN domain-containing protein has protein sequence MTEKQIQKALSAPLKEFLAGGMDPFELQEKLEQTLKDTEGATKTYYGFLYDTRVFKAVSRFYREGGDDIDLLRREMIDILLEFREYAYHVDDAEEETVETDPDSPYWEIEFFDIAGLYYHRKQIKALCRDNPDYSRSQAELIEDEMVDCDIPRYLFDQQDAELVPEPENPADPNAIRIDVLGKTVGYIKKRETEEIRTLLMHQQIGNISCEITGGPSRVLYSGYSPARDKAIYESVEREQAAYKGVLRLCIGPELNMQDLVDQRVQIVSDEHERWEGRVYLYLNAKDDIKGEEALLLDIDGVPSIYRIPVKDMISILVLES, from the coding sequence ATGACAGAAAAACAGATACAAAAAGCGCTCTCAGCACCGCTGAAAGAATTTCTGGCCGGGGGAATGGATCCCTTTGAACTGCAGGAAAAACTTGAACAGACTTTAAAAGACACTGAGGGCGCGACGAAAACGTATTACGGTTTCCTTTATGATACACGTGTTTTTAAGGCTGTTTCTCGGTTTTACAGAGAGGGCGGAGACGATATTGATCTTTTGAGAAGAGAAATGATCGATATTCTGCTCGAGTTCCGGGAATACGCGTATCACGTCGATGATGCGGAAGAAGAAACCGTTGAAACAGATCCCGACAGTCCCTATTGGGAAATTGAGTTTTTTGATATTGCAGGACTGTATTATCACAGAAAGCAGATCAAAGCGCTTTGCCGGGACAATCCAGATTACAGCAGAAGCCAGGCCGAACTGATTGAAGATGAGATGGTGGATTGTGATATTCCACGATATCTTTTCGATCAGCAGGATGCCGAGCTTGTGCCCGAACCGGAAAATCCAGCAGATCCCAACGCCATCCGCATAGATGTCTTAGGGAAGACCGTCGGGTACATCAAAAAAAGAGAGACAGAAGAAATCCGCACGCTTTTGATGCACCAGCAGATTGGCAATATCAGCTGCGAAATTACAGGCGGACCCTCCCGTGTTTTGTACAGCGGCTACAGCCCTGCGCGGGACAAGGCGATCTACGAATCCGTAGAACGGGAGCAGGCGGCTTACAAAGGCGTGCTGCGCTTGTGCATCGGCCCTGAACTAAACATGCAGGATCTGGTCGATCAGCGCGTTCAGATCGTCAGTGATGAGCATGAAAGATGGGAAGGGCGCGTTTATTTATATTTGAATGCGAAAGATGACATCAAGGGGGAAGAAGCGCTGCTATTGGATATTGACGGCGTGCCGAGTATTTACCGCATTCCGGTGAAGGACATGATCAGTATTTTAGTCCTTGAGTCATAA
- a CDS encoding ABC transporter substrate-binding protein produces the protein MKKQLACVGLAAALALGTLAGCGSSSSSSSAAKSSSKNYKPVTITMNLERSGIGKNYKYTFKKKPTKVVADGDQMADIFFDLGLADDMAGYTEGACVDMVKQYPGEKKVKQLAKPGINLRSVSKEKVLATGCDFLVGWDDLFSDKNFSVSFCKKNGITPYFPYVCSDSATFDDLYKDYETLGKIFQVESTAQKRIAKMKKTLDSVHQTLGDEAYQNPVKVFVYDSGEDAPFTACQGMPGDILKRAGAISIFNDINKGWATPSWEQVAERDPDAILILDYNHDTAKKKKFLKTNKYTKNLRAVKENKIYSANCAIMQGSAGSADLVKTIAKQLYPDKF, from the coding sequence ATGAAGAAACAACTCGCATGTGTTGGCTTGGCCGCAGCATTGGCACTTGGAACCCTTGCCGGATGCGGCTCTAGTTCATCGTCCAGTTCTGCTGCAAAATCTTCTTCGAAGAATTACAAACCGGTTACGATTACGATGAATCTGGAAAGAAGCGGTATCGGCAAAAATTACAAGTATACTTTTAAGAAGAAACCGACAAAAGTGGTGGCAGACGGCGACCAGATGGCCGATATCTTTTTCGATTTAGGCTTGGCTGATGACATGGCCGGCTACACTGAAGGGGCCTGCGTCGATATGGTGAAGCAGTATCCGGGCGAAAAGAAGGTCAAACAGCTGGCCAAACCGGGGATCAATCTTCGCTCTGTGTCAAAAGAAAAGGTTCTGGCAACGGGCTGTGATTTCTTAGTGGGATGGGATGATTTATTCTCAGACAAGAACTTCAGCGTCAGCTTCTGCAAGAAAAACGGCATCACCCCGTATTTCCCGTACGTCTGCTCAGACAGCGCGACCTTTGATGATTTGTACAAAGATTATGAAACTTTAGGAAAAATCTTCCAGGTTGAAAGCACGGCGCAAAAACGCATTGCCAAGATGAAAAAGACTTTGGATTCCGTTCATCAGACCTTAGGAGATGAAGCTTATCAGAATCCGGTCAAGGTTTTTGTGTATGACTCCGGCGAAGACGCGCCGTTTACCGCCTGCCAGGGGATGCCTGGGGATATTTTGAAACGCGCCGGCGCCATTTCGATTTTCAACGACATCAATAAAGGCTGGGCAACGCCATCCTGGGAACAGGTCGCCGAAAGAGATCCGGATGCGATTTTGATTCTGGACTACAATCACGATACAGCGAAAAAGAAAAAATTCTTGAAAACCAACAAGTACACCAAGAATTTGAGAGCAGTTAAAGAAAATAAAATTTACTCTGCCAACTGCGCCATCATGCAGGGGTCAGCAGGATCAGCCGATTTGGTTAAAACTATCGCCAAACAGCTCTACCCAGACAAATTTTAA
- a CDS encoding cyclase family protein encodes MSFQFLSHILDPDGYAWPGEPVVKVTQCTDVSEECPFCSFISELPNHFGTHMDAPRYFVKDGLSINELPIEYFTHTKVALIDIPKGPAEGIYREDLEPFADILSQVSCALFRTGLEKYRDTDQNIYQNEGSFIAPSAGDYLTENFPNLKTIGMDFLAIGSASEKCKEGELPPDCHRHVLGYYSGKFVTGIEDMHLSDLPKNAKISFFTNAPLRIKGLDSSQVVCIAQVED; translated from the coding sequence ATGAGTTTTCAATTTTTATCACACATTTTGGATCCAGACGGATACGCATGGCCGGGAGAACCTGTGGTTAAGGTGACCCAGTGCACAGATGTTTCAGAAGAATGCCCGTTTTGCAGCTTTATCTCAGAACTGCCGAATCATTTCGGGACCCATATGGATGCGCCCCGTTATTTCGTGAAAGACGGCCTTTCGATTAATGAACTGCCCATTGAATATTTTACCCATACAAAAGTGGCGCTCATCGACATTCCAAAGGGGCCGGCAGAAGGGATTTACCGCGAGGATTTAGAACCCTTTGCCGATATTTTGTCCCAGGTTTCCTGCGCTTTATTCCGTACAGGTCTTGAAAAATACCGCGATACCGATCAAAACATTTATCAAAATGAAGGTTCTTTTATTGCACCCAGCGCCGGCGACTATCTGACAGAAAATTTCCCGAATTTAAAAACCATTGGCATGGATTTTCTCGCCATTGGATCGGCATCTGAAAAATGCAAAGAAGGGGAACTGCCGCCGGACTGCCATCGTCATGTCCTCGGTTATTATTCAGGAAAATTTGTTACAGGCATCGAAGACATGCATTTGTCAGATCTTCCTAAAAATGCAAAAATTTCATTCTTTACGAATGCACCCTTAAGAATTAAGGGCCTCGATTCCAGTCAAGTAGTGTGCATTGCGCAGGTAGAAGATTAA
- a CDS encoding FecCD family ABC transporter permease, which produces MKVTTHLPIRRKRNFVFFCIGLGILLVLAMILAIFSGSVSIPPDVVCKVLINRITGQKIFDPTWNTALETIIWTMRFPRVLMALMVGAGLSLCGILMQALTRNSLADPYILGISSGASAGAVAVIMYGWFSFMGQFHITFGAAIGAFLAIIIAMRVSSVNNHITSTQLVLAGIAVSTLFTALTNLMIYYKQTGDDKVKTAIYWMMGSLSGANWSGVLYVFIVFLICTVVLFFFADSLDVLMLGDDAATTLGVNLTRIKLSIIILCTILTGAIVSVSGVIGFVGLIIPHITRSLVGSKHSRLMPASVLLGGLFAILCDWISRIIVSPEELPIGVLTALFGAPFFLFLIRKSRSKFGGA; this is translated from the coding sequence ATGAAAGTAACGACACATCTGCCCATCAGGCGCAAGAGAAATTTTGTGTTTTTCTGCATCGGACTGGGCATTTTATTGGTGCTTGCCATGATTTTAGCGATTTTTTCCGGCAGCGTTTCTATTCCGCCGGACGTGGTCTGCAAGGTGTTAATCAACCGCATCACAGGGCAGAAAATTTTTGATCCTACCTGGAACACTGCCCTTGAAACCATCATCTGGACCATGCGCTTTCCGCGGGTGCTAATGGCATTAATGGTCGGCGCCGGACTGTCACTCTGCGGGATTCTGATGCAGGCGCTGACACGAAATTCGCTGGCAGATCCTTATATCCTTGGGATTTCCTCCGGGGCGTCGGCAGGCGCGGTGGCCGTGATCATGTACGGCTGGTTCAGTTTTATGGGGCAGTTTCACATTACCTTTGGCGCGGCGATCGGCGCTTTTCTGGCGATTATCATCGCGATGCGCGTCTCTTCAGTGAATAATCATATTACGTCGACCCAGCTGGTTTTGGCCGGGATCGCCGTTTCCACTTTATTCACCGCCCTTACGAATTTGATGATCTATTACAAACAGACCGGGGACGACAAAGTCAAAACGGCGATCTACTGGATGATGGGCTCTTTGAGCGGCGCTAATTGGAGCGGCGTGCTGTACGTGTTCATCGTCTTTTTGATTTGCACGGTGGTCTTGTTCTTTTTTGCCGACAGTCTGGATGTATTGATGCTTGGCGACGATGCGGCGACGACATTGGGCGTGAATTTGACGCGCATTAAATTATCGATTATTATTTTGTGCACGATTTTGACCGGCGCGATTGTATCGGTTTCCGGTGTCATCGGCTTTGTCGGTTTGATTATTCCGCATATCACGCGCTCACTGGTAGGTTCGAAGCACAGCCGCCTCATGCCGGCTTCCGTTTTGCTCGGCGGGCTTTTTGCTATTCTCTGCGACTGGATTTCCCGCATCATCGTTTCGCCGGAAGAACTGCCGATCGGGGTGCTGACCGCATTGTTTGGGGCGCCGTTCTTCCTGTTCCTGATCCGGAAGAGCCGTTCAAAATTCGGAGGTGCATGA
- the garR gene encoding 2-hydroxy-3-oxopropionate reductase, translating into MLKKVGFIGLGIMGKPMAKNLLAAKVPLMVNDINDQVVEELTALGAESGSYREIGETCEIIILIVPNGKISQQILFDKGGVSETVKPGAIVCDMSSVTPVESQTCQEKLKDKQVQFMDAPVSGGEPGAVKGTLAIMCGGAPEVFDAMQPYFDILGSSSTLIGDVGSGSVTKLVNQAIVNNTIAVVSEAFVLGTKAGADPEKVYHAIRGGLAGSAVLDAKIPMIIERNFKPGGKIAINHKDIKNVVNTAHALDVPIPYTAQLYEILQTLKVHGHMQDDHGGIVQYFEKLADVEVKKGE; encoded by the coding sequence ATTTTGAAAAAAGTCGGTTTTATTGGCTTAGGGATTATGGGAAAGCCCATGGCAAAAAATCTCTTGGCGGCGAAAGTACCCTTAATGGTCAATGACATCAACGATCAAGTTGTTGAAGAATTGACAGCACTTGGGGCAGAATCAGGAAGTTATCGAGAAATTGGCGAAACTTGTGAAATCATTATTTTGATCGTTCCAAATGGAAAGATCAGTCAGCAGATTTTATTTGACAAAGGCGGTGTATCTGAAACAGTTAAGCCTGGTGCAATTGTCTGCGATATGAGCTCTGTGACACCGGTTGAGTCGCAGACATGTCAGGAAAAACTGAAGGATAAACAAGTACAGTTCATGGATGCCCCTGTATCCGGAGGCGAACCAGGTGCTGTGAAAGGGACCCTTGCGATTATGTGCGGGGGTGCACCTGAAGTGTTTGATGCCATGCAGCCTTATTTTGATATTCTCGGCAGTTCTTCGACCTTAATCGGAGATGTGGGCAGCGGTTCGGTTACGAAACTGGTGAATCAAGCCATTGTCAATAATACCATTGCTGTGGTTTCCGAGGCTTTTGTGTTGGGAACGAAGGCAGGTGCAGATCCCGAAAAAGTCTACCACGCGATTCGAGGAGGTCTTGCCGGCAGTGCTGTTCTCGACGCCAAGATTCCGATGATCATTGAACGGAATTTCAAGCCAGGCGGAAAAATTGCGATCAACCATAAAGACATCAAAAATGTTGTGAATACGGCCCACGCGTTGGATGTGCCGATTCCATACACGGCGCAGCTTTATGAAATTCTTCAGACCTTGAAAGTTCACGGCCATATGCAGGATGATCACGGCGGCATCGTTCAATATTTTGAAAAACTGGCCGATGTTGAAGTGAAGAAAGGTGAGTAA
- a CDS encoding GntR family transcriptional regulator: MMKNTQMLQDKAYNFLIEQIKSGALTPGKFYSLNQFSKDFNFSKTPLRDAVLRLDEERYLDLVPSKGFCVHELSEQEITETYQIREAFECYCLEALSAGLDSERGQFYFQKLQSKIDAQKEIYTTTEDHEAFAQKDYEFHRSMIQYVGNAIMLDFYRKLMYRISRMTGLSFSREGRMKEALNEHIQILEAVRSKDIPQIKALICHQTRTAKSINLDLLKKRRQDQN; this comes from the coding sequence ATGATGAAAAATACACAAATGTTACAAGATAAAGCTTACAATTTTTTAATCGAACAAATCAAAAGCGGTGCACTGACACCTGGCAAATTTTATTCTTTAAATCAATTTAGCAAAGACTTTAATTTTTCAAAAACACCTCTGCGCGATGCTGTGCTGCGCCTCGATGAAGAACGCTATCTGGATTTGGTGCCCAGCAAAGGATTTTGCGTTCATGAACTGTCAGAACAGGAAATTACAGAAACCTATCAAATCCGCGAAGCCTTCGAATGTTACTGCTTAGAGGCGCTAAGCGCAGGGCTTGACAGCGAGCGGGGACAATTTTACTTTCAAAAACTCCAGTCTAAAATCGATGCTCAAAAAGAGATTTACACCACCACTGAAGATCACGAGGCTTTTGCCCAAAAAGACTACGAATTTCACCGCAGCATGATTCAATACGTTGGCAATGCCATAATGCTCGATTTTTACCGTAAGCTCATGTACCGCATTTCACGCATGACCGGGTTATCCTTCAGCCGGGAAGGGCGAATGAAGGAAGCTTTAAATGAACACATACAAATTTTAGAGGCTGTGCGCTCAAAAGATATTCCTCAAATTAAAGCTTTAATCTGTCATCAAACCCGCACAGCAAAATCCATCAATTTAGATCTCCTAAAAAAAAGACGCCAAGATCAAAACTGA
- a CDS encoding DNA polymerase Y family protein, which yields MKDERVIFHVDVNSAFLSWTSVERLAHGESDLREIPAVIGGDVKKRHGVVLAKSIPAKAFGIHTGEPLTDAVRKCPDLISVPPDFQVYQRNSRAFKAICREYATAVQDFSIDECFLDVTQTTAFDHPLAAANEIKSRIKNELGFTVNVGIGPNKLLAKMAGDFEKPDKIHTLWRREIPAKMWPLDVGRLLSVGKKTSQKLNACGIWKIGDLAHCNLQGLKKIFGERQGAHLYAYANGWDDSPVLAAPREEKGYSVSITLPKNAETESEAKSVIKKLVDTVAMRLRSRKKRARRISVQIRYASFKDRSHQITLEEATDITKTIERAAYQLFDELWDQKTPLRLIGVSLSQIEGHAASQISMFDRGTNERERQIDAAIDAIRKRYGMDIINRGVADEKLPQVGRKYRAHFEIDRKK from the coding sequence ATGAAAGACGAACGCGTAATTTTCCATGTTGATGTCAATTCGGCTTTTTTATCCTGGACATCTGTGGAGCGGCTGGCTCACGGGGAAAGCGATCTTCGGGAGATTCCCGCTGTCATCGGCGGCGATGTCAAAAAACGCCACGGTGTAGTGCTGGCAAAATCCATTCCGGCAAAAGCCTTTGGCATTCACACCGGAGAGCCTTTGACCGATGCCGTCCGGAAGTGTCCGGATCTCATCTCAGTGCCTCCAGATTTTCAAGTCTATCAGCGCAACAGCCGGGCGTTTAAAGCCATCTGCCGGGAGTACGCCACGGCAGTCCAGGATTTTTCGATTGATGAGTGTTTTTTAGATGTCACTCAGACAACGGCCTTTGATCATCCCCTTGCGGCAGCGAATGAAATCAAGTCCCGCATTAAAAACGAATTGGGCTTTACGGTCAACGTAGGTATCGGCCCGAATAAACTGTTAGCCAAAATGGCAGGGGATTTTGAAAAGCCCGATAAAATTCATACCCTCTGGCGAAGAGAAATTCCGGCAAAAATGTGGCCCCTCGACGTGGGAAGGCTGCTTTCTGTCGGCAAAAAGACCAGTCAAAAATTAAACGCCTGCGGCATCTGGAAAATCGGCGATTTGGCACACTGTAATCTCCAGGGCCTCAAAAAAATTTTTGGCGAAAGGCAGGGCGCGCATTTGTACGCCTACGCCAACGGCTGGGACGACAGCCCGGTGCTGGCGGCGCCGAGGGAAGAAAAAGGGTATTCCGTTTCGATCACCCTTCCTAAAAACGCAGAGACCGAAAGCGAAGCCAAAAGCGTTATTAAAAAACTGGTGGACACGGTGGCCATGCGCCTCAGAAGCCGCAAAAAGAGAGCCCGGCGCATCAGTGTGCAGATCCGTTACGCTTCTTTTAAAGACCGCTCCCATCAAATTACGTTAGAAGAGGCGACAGACATCACGAAGACCATCGAAAGGGCAGCTTATCAGCTTTTTGACGAGCTCTGGGATCAGAAGACGCCCCTTCGCCTGATCGGGGTCTCGCTGTCTCAAATTGAAGGACATGCAGCTTCTCAGATTTCGATGTTTGACCGTGGAACAAACGAGCGGGAGCGTCAAATCGACGCGGCTATCGATGCGATCAGAAAACGTTACGGCATGGACATTATCAACCGGGGCGTGGCTGATGAAAAACTGCCCCAGGTCGGACGCAAATACCGCGCCCATTTTGAAATAGACCGCAAAAAATGA
- a CDS encoding four-carbon acid sugar kinase family protein, with protein sequence MGLSIDVLKQYPEVDEQAVDRELNAEIAKNDKKIVVLDDDPTGVQTVHDITVYTNWQLDTMRDAFSEDDSLFYVLTNSRGMTQDETTAAHHEIAAAVDAASKATGKDYLYISRSDSTLRGHYPLETMLLKAAYEKDTGRTIDGEVMCPFFKEGGRFTIDDVHYVQEGDQLVPAAETEFAKDPTFGYHHSDIKDYIEEKTAGAFKAKDCVSISLKDLRTLNYDAIETQLLSVQNFNKVIVNAIDYIDVKVFCVALYRAMAKGKNFMFRSAAALVKVMGGVSDQPLLTRKDMIVQETDRGGMIVVGSHTQKTTAQVEQLKQLPNLEMIEFDATKVRDEKAFKAEINRCLKEEEEAIESGKTVCVYTTRKLIKADTGNKEDELRLSVKISDAVQSLVGRLQLAPAFVIAKGGITSSDIGTKALAVTKANVLGQIEPGIPVWQTGPDSRFPKMPYVIFPGNVGGESTLKEAAEKLMK encoded by the coding sequence ATGGGGTTATCCATCGATGTATTAAAACAATATCCTGAGGTCGATGAACAGGCGGTCGATAGAGAATTAAATGCAGAGATAGCCAAAAACGACAAAAAGATCGTTGTATTAGATGATGATCCCACAGGTGTGCAGACAGTTCATGACATTACGGTGTACACCAATTGGCAGTTGGATACAATGCGGGATGCCTTTTCTGAAGACGATTCTTTATTTTATGTTTTAACGAATTCCCGCGGTATGACTCAGGATGAGACGACGGCAGCGCATCACGAAATCGCGGCAGCAGTCGATGCCGCTTCGAAGGCAACGGGCAAAGATTATCTCTATATCAGCCGTTCGGATTCGACGCTTCGGGGCCACTATCCTTTGGAAACCATGCTTTTAAAAGCCGCTTACGAAAAAGATACGGGGCGGACCATAGACGGCGAAGTGATGTGTCCGTTTTTTAAAGAGGGCGGCCGTTTTACCATTGACGATGTGCATTATGTTCAGGAAGGAGATCAGCTCGTTCCTGCTGCAGAGACAGAATTTGCAAAGGATCCGACTTTCGGATATCACCACAGCGATATTAAAGATTATATCGAAGAAAAAACAGCTGGGGCTTTTAAGGCAAAAGACTGTGTCAGCATCTCTCTGAAAGATCTTCGGACTTTAAATTACGACGCGATCGAAACGCAGCTTCTTTCGGTTCAGAACTTTAATAAAGTGATTGTCAATGCCATTGATTACATCGATGTCAAAGTCTTCTGCGTGGCCTTGTACCGTGCGATGGCGAAGGGGAAAAACTTCATGTTCCGCTCGGCGGCAGCGCTTGTTAAAGTGATGGGCGGCGTCAGCGACCAGCCGTTACTGACACGAAAGGATATGATTGTTCAGGAAACCGATCGAGGCGGCATGATTGTTGTTGGGTCCCACACACAGAAGACAACGGCGCAAGTTGAACAGCTCAAACAGCTGCCGAATCTTGAAATGATTGAATTTGATGCGACCAAAGTGCGGGATGAAAAAGCTTTTAAGGCAGAAATCAATCGCTGCCTCAAAGAAGAGGAAGAAGCAATAGAGTCAGGCAAAACGGTGTGCGTTTATACAACACGAAAATTAATCAAGGCAGATACCGGCAATAAAGAAGACGAGCTTCGGCTTTCTGTTAAGATTTCCGATGCGGTTCAGTCTTTGGTCGGCAGGCTTCAATTGGCCCCGGCGTTTGTCATCGCCAAAGGCGGAATTACTTCGAGTGACATCGGGACAAAAGCACTGGCGGTGACCAAAGCAAACGTTTTGGGACAGATCGAGCCGGGTATACCAGTTTGGCAGACAGGTCCGGACAGCCGTTTCCCAAAAATGCCTTATGTTATTTTTCCAGGAAATGTCGGTGGGGAGTCGACATTAAAAGAAGCAGCAGAAAAATTAATGAAATAA
- a CDS encoding ABC transporter ATP-binding protein, with protein MTKLKVDQLSFSIDKTQILKDISLAISNREFVGLVGPNGCGKSTLLKNIYRIYKPDKGKVYLDGHLVDEIKDKDFAKKMSVMVQENTVEFDLTVIDMVMLGRYAHKRLLQDSSKKDRAIAEKYIEEVGLGGYEERSFLSLSGGEKQRVLLARALSQEAELIVLDEPTNHLDIKYQYQIMNILKRQDMTVFTSVHDLNIAALYCDKIVVLKKGELVKIGTPEEVITPEMIHFLYGIDSEVRTNPKTGRPQIQFLPDFNV; from the coding sequence ATGACGAAATTAAAAGTTGACCAGTTGTCTTTCTCCATTGACAAAACGCAGATCTTAAAAGACATCAGTCTGGCTATTTCAAACCGCGAATTTGTCGGATTAGTGGGTCCGAACGGCTGCGGAAAATCTACTCTGCTGAAAAATATCTACCGTATTTATAAGCCTGACAAGGGAAAAGTCTATCTCGACGGCCATTTGGTCGACGAAATTAAAGACAAGGATTTTGCAAAGAAAATGTCTGTCATGGTTCAGGAAAATACGGTCGAATTTGATTTAACCGTGATCGATATGGTCATGCTCGGCCGTTACGCCCACAAGCGGCTGCTTCAGGACTCTTCGAAAAAGGACCGGGCCATTGCAGAAAAATACATCGAAGAAGTGGGCCTTGGCGGCTACGAAGAACGCAGCTTTTTGAGCCTTTCCGGCGGGGAAAAACAGCGTGTCCTGCTGGCCCGGGCATTGTCTCAGGAAGCAGAACTGATTGTGCTGGATGAGCCGACCAATCACCTCGACATTAAATATCAATATCAAATCATGAATATTTTAAAGCGTCAGGATATGACGGTGTTTACGTCTGTGCATGATTTGAACATCGCTGCTCTGTACTGCGACAAGATTGTGGTTTTGAAGAAGGGCGAGCTCGTCAAAATCGGCACCCCGGAAGAAGTGATCACGCCGGAAATGATTCACTTCTTATACGGCATCGACAGCGAAGTGCGGACAAATCCCAAGACGGGGCGGCCTCAGATCCAGTTCCTGCCTGATTTTAATGTATAG
- the dut gene encoding dUTP diphosphatase, with protein MEIKKLRPQAKIPFRGSEHAAGVDLFACVDEAVTIAPHQTAMIPTGLAIALPEKTFGAVFARSGLAVREGLRPANCVGVIDEDYRGEVTVALYNDSDAPRTVEPEERIAQLVIVPYVMPDMTVVDELDQTERGKGGFGSTGK; from the coding sequence ATGGAAATTAAAAAATTACGGCCTCAGGCAAAAATTCCTTTTCGCGGTTCGGAACATGCGGCAGGAGTCGATCTTTTTGCCTGTGTCGACGAGGCGGTGACGATTGCGCCCCATCAAACAGCAATGATCCCGACGGGGCTGGCCATTGCCCTTCCGGAAAAAACTTTCGGAGCGGTTTTTGCAAGGAGCGGTCTGGCAGTCAGAGAAGGCTTGAGACCGGCAAACTGTGTCGGCGTCATAGACGAAGATTACCGCGGCGAAGTCACGGTGGCCCTCTATAATGATAGCGATGCACCAAGAACCGTGGAACCAGAAGAACGCATCGCCCAGCTTGTGATCGTGCCCTACGTGATGCCTGACATGACGGTGGTTGATGAACTGGATCAGACGGAGCGGGGAAAAGGCGGATTCGGGTCGACTGGAAAATGA